A genomic window from Neoarius graeffei isolate fNeoGra1 chromosome 5, fNeoGra1.pri, whole genome shotgun sequence includes:
- the LOC132886330 gene encoding uncharacterized protein LOC132886330 → MLFWDEGMTQPVSQTLYQREGEHTLYVDADFTTALQIVPRRSTTENIAAELPVNQVFSREHTLYLIDVMREHLLKDEAELPGNLTELNKRIKMARGKKRSFWQEVSEKLKNQFQMQFDVDRVARKWTTLEDGYKKAVDNNTSTGKGPTKFQFYKEMGELLGGQHDIDFPVVGTSKGITVRRPEAIKPMKQPLMQHDSSNEEGELSSPTAQSSDSEGTSTSRPPFAQKRKRGEETVTRVITCFKECEEAAQRRHEEMMEQIKTTNALFKQMLQNVREQQ, encoded by the exons ATGCTGTTCTGGGACGAGGGGATGACCCAACCAGTGTCGCAAACCCTCTACCAACGGGAAGGGGAACACACATTGTATGTGGATGCTGACTTCACCACTGCTCTGCAGATTGTACCCCGCAGGTCTACAACAG AGAACATTGCTGCAGAGCTGCCTGTGAACCAGGTGTTCTCCAGAGAGCACACCCTGTACCTCATAGATGTAATGAGGGAACACCTCCTAAAGGATGAAGCCGAACTGCCTGGCAATCTAACTGAGCTGAACAAAAGAATCAAGATGGCAAGGGGGAAGAAGCGGTCCTTCTGGCAGGAAGTTTCGGAGAAGCTCAAAAACCAGTTCCAAATGCAGTTCGATGTCGACAGGGTAGCTAGGAAGTGGACCACCCTTGAAGATGGCTACAAAAAGGCTGTAGATAACAACACATCCACAGGGAAAGGCCCAACTAAATTCCAGTTTTACAAAGAAATGGGGGAACTCCTGGGGGGACAACATGACATTGATTTCCCTGTTGTTGGCACATCGAAGGGCATCACTGTTAGGCGGCCTGAAGCCATCAAGCCAATGAAGCAACCCTTGATGCAGCACGACTCATCTAATGAGGAAGGCGAGTTGTCTTCTCCCACAGCCCAGTCCTCCGATTCTGAGGGGACTTCAACCTCACGCCCACCTTTTGCACAGAAAAGGAAGCGTGGGGAGGAGACTGTCACACGGGTCATCACCTGCTTTAAGGAATGTGAGGAGGCAGCACAGCGTCGTCATGAAGAAATGATGGAGCAAATCAAAACCACCAATGCTTTATTCAAGCAGATGCTGCAGAATGTACGTGAGCAACAATAA
- the LOC132886331 gene encoding uncharacterized protein LOC132886331, whose protein sequence is MQDRTFKSHLRVTREQFHLLCDQLRQHGLTDDNSTGGPARIPVQKKVVMVLWYLANQNCFRELADKFDVSQGAAHNVIMKMLDRICAIAEHHIVWPNDCQKAVQAALFKRLCGIDGIVGAIDGCHIRIQRPPVRGGDYLNRKAYYSVLLQGIVDDQGRFIDIFAGPPGRVHDARMLRLSPFFADHVQKLGDYKLLGDGAYLCNAFPFIVTPKRDNGALGEGDLRRNGMICRGRVVVEQAFGRLKCKWRRLRDIQNCRVDVIVKIIVAACALHNFCIGESEITCDEHPHGCPREGDDNE, encoded by the coding sequence ATGCAGGACAGAACTTTCAAGAGCCACCTGAGGGTTACCAGAGAGCAATTTCACCTACTCTGTGATCAACTGAGGCAGCATGGCTTGACAGATGACAACTCAACAGGAGGTCCAGCCAGAATCCCTGTGCAGAAAAAAGTGGTGATGGTGCTCTGGTATCTGGCAAACCAAAACTGTTTTCGTGAGCTGGCAGATAAATTTGATGTGAGTCAGGGAGCAGCCCATAATGTCATAATGAAAATGCTTGACCGAATCTGTGCCATTGCAGAACACCACATTGTCTGGCCAAATGACTGCCAGAAGGCAGTCCAAGCAGCCTTATTCAAAAGGCTGTGTGGAATAGATGGGATAGTGGGAGCAATTGATGGATGTCATATTAGAATCCAGCGACCACCTGTTAGGGGGGGGGATTATTTAAACAGGAAGGCCTACTATTCTGTGCTGTTGCAGGGCATTGTTGACGACCAGGGGAGGTTCATAGATATTTTTGCTGGGCCACCTGGAAGAGTACATGATGCACGCATGCTGAGGCTATCCCCATTCTTCGCAGATCATGTACAGAAGTTAGGAGACTACAAATTACTGGGGGATGGTGCATACCTTTGCAATGCCTTCCCCTTCATTGTCACTCCAAAAAGAGATAATGGGGCATTGGGAGAGGGTGACCTGCGCCGAAATGGAATGATTTGCAGAGGGAGGGTAGTAGTGGAACAGGCATTTGGCCGCTTGAAGTGCAAGTGGAGACGCCTCCGTGACATACAAAATTGTCGCGTGGATGTGATCGTGAAAATAATTGtagcagcttgtgcacttcacaatTTCTGCATTGGAGAGTCTGAAATTACATGTGATGAGCATCCCCACGGGTGCCCTCGAGAAGGGGATGACAATGAATAA